In one window of Meleagris gallopavo isolate NT-WF06-2002-E0010 breed Aviagen turkey brand Nicholas breeding stock chromosome 4, Turkey_5.1, whole genome shotgun sequence DNA:
- the WFS1 gene encoding wolframin: LAALISVIEPDGEKQPGPVPKSVQKQRRMLERLVSSESKKFIALDDFVEITKKYAKGIIPSNLIMQEEEDDELAGKTPEELPLRLKVVKYPLHAIMEIKEYLIDIASKAGMHWLSTIIPTHHINALIFFFIISNLTIDFFAFIIPLVIFYLSFISMVICTLKVFQDSKAWENFRTLTDLLLRFEPNLDVEQAEVNFGWNHLEPYIYFLLSVFFVNFSFPIASKDCIPCSELAIVSVFFTVTSYMSLSTCAEPYTRRALMTEIAAGCLSLLQILPGNFGFLKFLGKTFFTVPVGHLFVINVSIPCLLFLYLFYLFFRMAQLRNFKGTYCYLVPYLVCFMWCELSVVILRESSGIGLVRASIGYFLFLFALPVLGVGIALMCLVHFIKWFVSLELMKIVVTLVLCAVPLLFRWWTKVNFSVVDMVKSLTRSSIVKLILVWITAVVLFCWFYVYRSEGMKVYNSTLTWNQYAFLCGPRSWKETNMARTQILCSHLEGHRVTWTGRFKYVRVTEIDNSAESAINMLPLFIGDWMRCLYGETYPLCDPKNVTMEEEELCRLKYLTKHKCHMKMFDRYKFEITVGMPFSSKNGTKLMEEDDITKDIVLKASSEFKKVLLNLRQGSIIEFSTILEGRLGSKWPVFELKAITCLNCMSKLLPAGRHVKIEHDWRSTVHKAIKFVFDFFFFPFLSAA; the protein is encoded by the exons TTAGCAGCTTTAATTTCTGTTATTGAACCAGATGGTGAGAAGCAACCTGGTCCAGTCCCGAAGTCAGtgcagaagcagaggagaaTGCTGGAGCGCTTAGTGAGCTCTGAAT CTAAAAAATTTATTGCTTTGGATGACTTTGTGGAGATTACCAAGAAGTATGCAAAGGGAATCATCCCATCTAACCTGATTAtgcaggaagaggaagatgatgaaTTGGCAGGGAAGACTCCTGAAGAGCTGCCTCTGAGACTGAAG gTTGTAAAATACCCACTTCATGCCATAATGGAAATTAAAGAATATCTTATAGATATTGCATCAAAGGCAGGAATGCATTGGCTGTCTACCATTATTCCAACACATCACATCAATGCTCTCATCTTCTTCTTCATCATCAGTAATCTGACAATTGATTTTTTTGCCTTCATTATTCCGTTAGTTATATTCTATTTGTCCTTCATTTCTATGGTGATTTGCACACTGAAAGTTTTTCAGGACAGTAAGGCCTGGGAAAACTTCCGCACTTTGACTGACTTACTGCTTCGTTTTGAACCAAACCTAGATGTTGAGCAAGCTGAGGTGAACTTTGGGTGGAATCACTTAGAGCcgtacatttattttttactctCAGTATTCTTTGTGAATTTTTCCTTCCCTATAGCAAGCAAGGACTGTATACCATGCTCAGAGTTAGCTATTGTCTcagttttcttcacagtgaCAAGTTACATGAGTTTAAGCACGTGTGCAGAGCCATACACGCGAAGAGCACTAATGACTGAGATAGCAGCAGGTTGCTTATCCCTGTTGCAGATATTACCTGGGAATTTTGGCTTCTTGAAATTCTTAGGTAAAACCTTCTTTACTGTTCCTGTAGGCCATCTTTTTGTGATCAATGTAAGCATCCCgtgccttttgtttttgtatttgttctATCTTTTCTTTAGAATGGCACAACTGCGAAATTTTAAAGGCACCTACTGTTACCTGGTCCCATATCTGGTCTGCTTTATGTGGTGTGAACTCTCCGTGGTCATTCTGCGGGAGTCCTCTGGCATTGGGCTGGTCCGTGCATCAATCGGAtactttctgtttctctttgcacTCCCAGTGCTAGGTGTAGGCATTGCGCTGATGTGTCTGGTCCATTTCATTAAGTGGTTCGTGTCTCTGGAGCTCATGAAAATTGTAGTGACTCTAGTTTTGTGTGCTGTTCCTTTGCTCTTCCGATGGTGGACAAAAGTCAATTTCTCTGTAGTAGATATGGTTAAATCCCTCACTCGAAGCTCAATTGTGAAACTCATTTTGGTGTGGATTACGGCtgtggtgttgttttgttggttcTATGTGTATCGATCAGAGGGAATGAAAGTTTACAACTCCACCTTGACGTGGAATCAGTATGCCTTCCTCTGTGGACCCCGATCATGGAAGGAGACCAATATGGCACGCACTCAGATTTTATGTAGCCATCTGGAAGGACACAGAGTGACCTGGACTGGGCGGTTCAAATACGTGCGTGTTACAGAAATTGACAATAGCGCAGAATCTGCAATAAACATGCTTCCACTTTTTATTGGCGATTGGATGAGGTGCTTGTATGGTGAAACCTACCCTCTTTGTGACCCCAAAAATGTCACTATGGAGGAGGAAGAATTGTGCCGTCTCAAGTACTTGACAAAGCATAAGTGCCACATGAAAATGTTCGATCGGTACAAATTTGAAATAACTGTGGGTATGCCTTTCAGTAGCAAAAATGGAACCAAGTTGATGGAGGAAGATGACATAACCAAAGATATTGTGCTGAAGGCAAGCAGTGAGTTTAAGAAAGTGTTGTTGAACTTGAGGCAGGGAAGTATAATTGAATTCAGCACAATTCTGGAAGGTCGTCTTGGCAGTAAATGGCCTGTCTTTGAATTGAAAGCAATCACTTGCTTGAATTGCATGTCTAAACTCCTACCTGCAGGGAGGCATGTGAAAATAGAGCATGACTGGAGGAGCACAGTGCATAAAGCcattaaatttgtttttgattttttcttcttcccattcCTGTCAGCTGCATAA